From one bacterium genomic stretch:
- a CDS encoding tetratricopeptide repeat protein: MRNTASFLSPLLVLLTGCFLFDTGGGSHPSTTPETAVTATETSETSDLAEHIDAGNALLAAGDLSGATREYEKAQQIAPDDPFVNNNLGLVYMESELFSLAVSYFEKAIEILPYYYKAYNNLGNAYQELSYYDLSREAYEEALKIKPDYALAHWNLALLLEKTGDALDAIRHWQRYISLSEGEGDIAFARNRIAALRDSTSSTEGVDAITEEEAGYSVE; this comes from the coding sequence TTGAGAAACACCGCCTCCTTTCTTTCCCCCCTCCTCGTCCTCCTCACCGGCTGCTTCCTCTTCGACACAGGAGGCGGTTCCCATCCCAGCACCACCCCCGAGACGGCGGTGACGGCAACAGAGACGAGCGAAACCTCCGATCTGGCCGAGCACATAGACGCCGGCAACGCCCTCCTCGCCGCCGGAGACCTGAGCGGCGCGACCCGGGAGTACGAGAAGGCGCAGCAAATCGCCCCGGACGACCCCTTCGTCAACAACAACCTCGGCCTGGTCTACATGGAATCGGAGCTCTTCTCCCTCGCCGTCAGTTATTTCGAGAAGGCCATCGAGATCCTGCCCTACTACTATAAGGCGTACAACAATCTGGGCAACGCCTACCAGGAGCTGTCGTACTACGACCTGTCGCGGGAAGCCTACGAGGAGGCGCTTAAAATCAAGCCCGACTACGCCCTGGCTCATTGGAACCTGGCCCTCCTCCTGGAGAAGACCGGCGACGCACTGGACGCCATCCGCCACTGGCAGCGCTACATCAGCCTCTCGGAGGGCGAGGGGGACATCGCCTTCGCCCGGAACCGCATCGCCGCCCTGCGCGACAGCACCTCTTCCACGGAGGGGGTGGACGCCATCACCGAGGAGGAGGCCGGATATTCCGTTGAATGA
- the hemW gene encoding radical SAM family heme chaperone HemW, producing MTYGVYIHVPLCRRRCAYCDFTSYVATPEAGGRVVAGLLRELELGPPIRRKPSEPSEASYAPGEPSYAPGKTLYVGGGTPNILGADDLGNLIARTRDRFRIHSGAEVSTESNPCANSGIGYFEALLRAGLTRLSVGFQSFDEDELRMLGRLHRSTDTGIFANARRAGVRSVSIDLMYGLPGQGPKAFQKSLEAALSLGVDHMSLYALKLEPSTPLGRAVERGELPTPDPDAAADMYYAALDRLESEGLAQYELSNFARPGHRCRHNEIYWEAGPFVGFGPSAVSDDGEVRRRNTPDLEAWLGAVEKGRPPDGEDERPTERERRLEMAMLALRTRDGLSGKRFRGRWGVEVEQAFPALAGHLAAGRLELLRGSNTDDVRWRIAREHQLIADRILVDLVGETSVDRGMG from the coding sequence GTGACCTACGGGGTTTACATCCACGTCCCGCTCTGCCGACGCCGGTGCGCCTACTGCGATTTCACCAGCTACGTCGCGACGCCGGAGGCGGGCGGTCGGGTCGTCGCGGGGCTCCTCCGGGAGTTGGAGCTTGGACCCCCAATCCGCAGGAAACCGAGCGAACCGAGCGAAGCGAGCTACGCCCCCGGCGAACCGAGCTACGCCCCCGGCAAAACGCTCTACGTGGGCGGGGGTACGCCCAACATCCTGGGGGCGGACGATTTGGGCAACCTCATCGCCCGGACGCGAGACCGATTCCGCATCCACTCGGGGGCCGAGGTCTCCACGGAGTCCAACCCCTGCGCCAATTCCGGGATCGGGTACTTCGAGGCGCTGCTGCGGGCCGGGCTGACCAGGCTCTCGGTCGGCTTTCAGAGCTTCGACGAAGACGAGTTGCGAATGCTCGGGCGTTTGCACCGGTCCACGGACACCGGGATTTTCGCCAACGCCCGGCGCGCCGGGGTCCGGTCGGTGTCCATTGACCTGATGTACGGCCTGCCGGGACAGGGACCGAAGGCTTTTCAAAAAAGTCTGGAGGCCGCGCTCTCGCTGGGTGTGGACCACATGTCGCTCTACGCGCTCAAGCTGGAACCGTCCACCCCCCTGGGCCGGGCCGTGGAACGGGGCGAGCTACCCACGCCCGACCCCGACGCGGCGGCCGATATGTACTACGCCGCACTGGACCGCCTGGAGTCCGAGGGTCTTGCGCAGTACGAGCTGTCCAACTTCGCCCGCCCGGGCCACCGCTGCCGTCACAACGAAATTTACTGGGAGGCCGGACCGTTCGTCGGCTTCGGTCCCTCGGCGGTCTCCGATGACGGCGAGGTGAGGCGGCGCAACACGCCGGACCTGGAGGCGTGGCTGGGCGCCGTGGAGAAAGGCAGACCCCCGGACGGGGAGGATGAGCGGCCCACGGAGCGTGAACGTCGGCTGGAGATGGCTATGCTGGCCCTCCGAACCCGTGACGGCCTTTCCGGAAAAAGATTTCGCGGGCGCTGGGGGGTGGAGGTGGAGCAGGCGTTTCCCGCTCTCGCGGGGCACCTCGCGGCGGGGCGGTTGGAGTTATTGCGGGGCTCGAACACGGACGACGTGCGCTGGCGCATCGCACGGGAGCACCAGCTCATCGCCGACCGCATCCTCGTTGATCTGGTCGGGGAGACCTCGGTTGACCGAGGGATGGGTTAA